The following are encoded in a window of Flavobacterium cupriresistens genomic DNA:
- a CDS encoding alpha/beta fold hydrolase: MRLRKTISTISFLFAILIGNLQAQNVTFENRTAFMPQFKKSDPKKISWGYLTVPETWGANDGKTIKIAVTVLKKNATAKDSNAVVFIQGGPGASGIDNIWLWLNHPLRENNDIVLFDVRGTGYSQPRLDQGLGKKFLEILAKNQSEEEDEKQKTNAAMSCKQELINRGINLDAYNSQAVAKDLHALKTALKYKNWNVYGVSYGTYMAQVYANNFAGDVKSLLLDSPVYDISTYYVENTSNYMTSLQKVFKICKSDKTYDKQYPNLEKIYYEVIADLEKNPLTVTVDKTLIPSGTFTYNAEDFKVAVQQALYNKKLVEVIPLLIYQFHERRGESLGNLVSAFSSLLSMDYGVYYCVSCNETLPNNDFLKYQQNASQFKGLNGGISFYKSDFKVCDAWNSNRTVAAKKDNTLSNLATATYPVLVFSGEFDPITPLDNGKKVAQRFGKANYIEARTYGHVPSFTKIGYKVVESFIDNPKQKLDLNRFKEADNVKLVTGITINKGVAKTGKSIGEQDPIFLFPLATALVVMLAFIFAYLIKLIKKRYTTVQDKIVRIGITITSITGLVLFGCLLMAITKVSEQNYFILAFGLPQTFNYIFLLVLVFLGCLILTLLYYILTIKKTDARSVIFSVIFSNILLATYLLYWGIL, translated from the coding sequence ATGAGATTAAGAAAAACAATTAGTACTATTTCTTTTTTATTTGCAATTCTGATCGGGAATTTGCAGGCGCAAAACGTGACTTTTGAGAATAGGACCGCTTTTATGCCTCAATTCAAAAAATCAGATCCCAAAAAAATCAGCTGGGGCTACCTTACTGTTCCGGAAACCTGGGGAGCAAATGATGGTAAAACCATAAAAATTGCGGTAACTGTACTAAAAAAGAATGCAACAGCAAAAGATTCGAACGCCGTAGTTTTTATACAAGGAGGCCCGGGCGCGAGTGGTATTGATAATATATGGTTATGGTTGAATCATCCTCTAAGGGAAAATAATGATATTGTATTATTTGATGTTCGTGGGACTGGCTATTCACAGCCAAGGTTGGATCAGGGACTAGGAAAGAAATTTTTAGAAATTCTGGCAAAAAACCAGTCAGAAGAAGAAGATGAAAAGCAAAAAACGAATGCTGCAATGTCCTGCAAACAAGAGCTTATCAACAGAGGAATCAACCTCGACGCTTACAACAGCCAAGCTGTAGCAAAAGACCTTCATGCCTTAAAAACAGCATTAAAGTACAAAAACTGGAATGTATACGGCGTATCATACGGAACCTACATGGCACAAGTATATGCAAACAATTTTGCCGGGGATGTAAAATCATTACTGTTAGACTCTCCGGTTTATGACATTTCGACCTATTATGTAGAGAATACTTCAAATTATATGACGAGTTTACAGAAAGTATTTAAAATCTGTAAAAGTGACAAGACCTACGATAAACAATATCCCAATTTAGAAAAAATATACTATGAAGTAATTGCCGATCTGGAGAAAAATCCGCTGACTGTGACAGTAGATAAAACATTAATCCCTTCCGGCACATTTACGTATAATGCAGAAGATTTTAAAGTAGCAGTTCAGCAAGCCCTATACAATAAAAAGTTAGTAGAAGTAATTCCGCTCTTAATTTATCAGTTTCATGAAAGAAGAGGAGAATCTTTAGGGAACCTGGTAAGTGCTTTCTCAAGTTTATTGTCGATGGATTATGGCGTGTATTATTGTGTGAGTTGTAACGAGACCCTTCCCAACAATGATTTTTTAAAATATCAGCAAAACGCATCGCAGTTTAAGGGATTAAATGGAGGAATTTCATTCTACAAATCTGATTTTAAAGTGTGTGACGCATGGAATAGTAATCGCACAGTAGCTGCAAAAAAAGACAATACGCTTTCTAACCTTGCTACTGCGACATATCCTGTGTTGGTTTTTTCAGGTGAATTTGATCCAATCACGCCACTGGATAACGGAAAAAAAGTAGCACAAAGATTCGGTAAAGCCAATTATATCGAGGCCAGAACCTATGGCCATGTTCCTAGTTTTACAAAAATTGGATACAAGGTTGTAGAAAGTTTCATCGATAATCCGAAACAAAAACTGGATCTCAATAGGTTTAAGGAAGCCGATAATGTAAAACTAGTTACAGGAATTACGATTAACAAAGGAGTTGCGAAAACCGGTAAAAGTATCGGAGAACAAGACCCTATTTTTCTATTCCCTTTAGCAACAGCTTTAGTAGTAATGTTAGCGTTTATTTTTGCCTACCTTATCAAGTTAATCAAAAAGAGATATACCACAGTTCAGGATAAGATAGTAAGGATTGGGATAACGATTACTTCTATTACCGGATTAGTACTTTTCGGATGTTTGCTTATGGCCATCACGAAAGTTTCAGAACAAAACTATTTCATTCTGGCATTTGGTCTGCCGCAAACCTTCAACTATATATTTCTGTTGGTACTGGTCTTTTTAGGGTGTCTGATTTTGACCTTGCTGTATTACATTTTAACCATTAAAAAAACTGATGCCAGAAGTGTCATTTTCTCCGTGATTTTTTCAAACATACTATTAGCAACCTATTTGCTTTATTGGGGAATACTATAA
- a CDS encoding non-ribosomal peptide synthetase, with product MKLTLPQQDVYFEQLMYPEDPIYNIGAKIIIKGEIVFEVLNKAYIALINQHDTYRSILNLLDTEVRIETIEEYVMALEFVDFSSKVNADAEANEFMQNTFEIPFQLNEKKVLHKFILVKVNDTLHYLFSVYHHIITDGWGTSLMFQRLVKNYNELSRFGKVVTEYPFTYKDFIKDDSAYAISEDYEGDKLYWKEKFEKLPERLFEKIDQNNKPNRSKRQEIIIKRAVYNQLEQVGKDLGATTFHVILGVLYLYFGRKHQNTDFAIGLPVLNRGKSIFKKTVGLFMGVSPLRIQFDFEDNFGDLVKNIKQQLRQDYRHQRFPLGKLIKELELFQEKDRLFNITLSYEKQNYADHFANSETTVVPLSHQSERVALAIYIREFDESEDVKIDFDYNVNYFSASDSLKMVTHFETLLSAVIANPVESLSKFQYLTASERKEVVEDFNKTEFSYPCEATFLTLFSEQVSKNANKIALVDEQRIYTYRELDALSNQIAVYLRRINKEQNIAPIAVLMDRSANLVATLLGILKSGSAYIPLDPSFPKERLEYIIEHSGVQQIIATQNLKHNLDLKDSIIDIEVIIKEEIKLEETEQKEIAAVSTAYIIYTSGSTGKPKGVAISHKALLNFLISIQHKPKVEEQDYLFSVTTQSFDISILEFFAPLISGAKLYIASPELLADPLAIVVKLTELKPTIIQATPSFYQMLYNAGWKGDKTLRILCGGDLLSETLAEKLIATTAEVWNMYGPTETTIWSSCKKVTQTNEASNIGKPIHNTELYILDDCMQLLPVGSVGTIYIGGDGLAQGYFKNEELTNEKFIKNAFKENERMYNTGDLGKWNEKGEIEFVGRNDNQVKIRGYRIELGDIETKLNQIENIKEAIVIARQNAGQEAVLIAYVIAQTGTFNTTEIINTLREELPEYMIPHALFSLDEFPLTPNKKVDRKALSQVKITTEKTALSYEKPTTEIENKLCSYYHEVLGTATEIGITDNFFQLGGHSLNAVKLINSINEKLQYRITLKDIFDYPTVQKLAKYLEQKETVQAIAILPVAERLHYAITSSQYNIWLASQLKEKSISYNMSAVFKVHGQIKKTVLEQVFLELQKKHEIIRTNFIEIEGIPNQKIAASEQTQVVIDEFFYEEKERTKSIQEYVNKAFDLEKETLLRVALFHQKNGDSYLVFCTHHIIMDGWSLEILVKEFVSQYKQIEQQNNIEVHKLKFQFKDYVVWHQEQQRSANETNLKFWKTYLERYTWKNSIPFDADDYEEKHTGTDHYFVFDSLTFSELNEFTQKQNISLHTLLVGTFSMLLHKMYGEEDFCIGTVNSGRTNSELHNQLGMFAKTLPLRNRINSENSLSELLKETHQNLLQIDEHQDLPEVLQNKLRLDVLLVLQNPSFSYTNIVINEKLQLEIAPMSTSYSRLPLLINFVVNEGNVAGTLSYNTTKYEAATIELILLKYEKLLREIVENANQSLKEIDIELAIEKERTIDIGFNF from the coding sequence ATGAAACTCACACTTCCACAACAAGATGTTTATTTTGAACAACTGATGTATCCTGAAGATCCTATTTACAACATAGGAGCAAAAATAATAATTAAAGGAGAAATAGTTTTCGAAGTATTAAATAAGGCTTATATAGCGCTCATCAATCAGCATGATACCTATAGAAGTATTCTGAATCTATTGGATACGGAGGTAAGAATAGAGACTATTGAGGAGTATGTTATGGCACTGGAGTTTGTTGATTTCTCCTCTAAAGTAAATGCTGATGCTGAGGCCAACGAATTCATGCAGAATACGTTTGAAATTCCATTTCAATTAAATGAAAAAAAAGTACTGCATAAATTTATTCTGGTAAAAGTAAATGATACGCTTCACTATTTATTCTCAGTGTACCACCATATTATAACAGATGGATGGGGAACCTCCTTAATGTTCCAAAGATTGGTGAAAAACTATAATGAACTTTCAAGATTCGGAAAAGTAGTGACAGAATATCCTTTTACGTACAAGGATTTCATAAAAGACGATAGTGCGTATGCTATATCCGAAGATTACGAAGGAGATAAGTTGTATTGGAAAGAAAAATTTGAAAAGCTTCCCGAAAGACTATTTGAAAAAATCGACCAAAACAACAAACCAAATCGAAGCAAAAGACAGGAAATAATAATCAAACGGGCTGTTTATAACCAACTGGAACAAGTTGGTAAAGATTTGGGAGCTACGACATTTCATGTAATTTTAGGCGTATTGTACCTTTATTTTGGCAGAAAACACCAGAATACAGATTTCGCAATAGGGCTTCCGGTTTTAAACAGAGGAAAATCGATATTCAAAAAAACAGTGGGATTATTCATGGGCGTATCGCCATTGCGAATTCAATTTGATTTTGAAGATAATTTCGGAGATCTGGTAAAAAACATCAAGCAACAACTGCGACAAGACTATCGTCATCAGCGATTCCCATTAGGAAAACTGATAAAAGAGTTGGAGTTATTTCAGGAAAAAGACCGACTTTTTAATATCACTTTATCTTACGAAAAACAAAATTATGCAGATCATTTTGCCAATTCGGAGACCACAGTAGTACCCTTGTCACACCAGTCAGAACGTGTCGCTTTGGCCATTTATATTCGGGAATTTGATGAATCGGAAGATGTTAAAATTGACTTTGATTATAATGTCAATTATTTTAGTGCATCCGATAGTTTGAAAATGGTAACGCATTTTGAAACCTTGCTTTCCGCTGTAATTGCCAATCCGGTTGAATCACTTTCAAAATTTCAATACCTGACCGCATCAGAAAGAAAAGAAGTCGTAGAAGATTTCAATAAAACAGAATTTAGTTATCCGTGCGAGGCTACTTTTTTGACTCTTTTTAGTGAGCAGGTAAGCAAAAATGCGAACAAAATTGCACTGGTAGACGAGCAAAGAATATATACGTATAGGGAGCTGGATGCGCTATCCAATCAAATAGCAGTTTATTTACGGCGAATAAATAAGGAACAAAATATTGCCCCAATTGCAGTTTTAATGGATCGTTCGGCCAATCTTGTGGCGACCCTATTAGGGATATTAAAGTCGGGTAGTGCTTATATTCCATTAGACCCCTCTTTTCCAAAAGAACGTTTAGAATATATTATTGAACACAGTGGCGTACAACAAATTATAGCAACCCAAAATCTAAAGCACAATCTGGACCTAAAGGACAGTATTATAGATATTGAAGTTATTATAAAAGAAGAAATTAAGTTAGAAGAAACGGAACAAAAAGAAATAGCAGCTGTGTCTACAGCCTATATCATCTATACTTCGGGTTCTACAGGCAAGCCTAAGGGAGTAGCCATAAGCCACAAAGCATTACTGAATTTTCTAATTAGTATACAACACAAACCTAAAGTAGAGGAACAGGATTATTTATTTTCGGTTACCACACAATCGTTTGATATCTCTATACTTGAATTTTTTGCACCGTTAATTTCAGGAGCTAAACTATACATTGCTAGTCCGGAACTTTTAGCAGATCCATTGGCTATTGTTGTAAAGTTGACGGAACTAAAACCGACGATAATTCAGGCGACTCCAAGCTTTTATCAAATGCTTTATAATGCAGGTTGGAAAGGAGATAAAACGCTCAGAATTTTATGCGGAGGCGATCTGTTAAGCGAAACACTGGCCGAAAAATTAATAGCAACTACTGCTGAAGTATGGAACATGTACGGCCCGACAGAAACCACAATTTGGTCCAGCTGTAAAAAAGTAACTCAGACAAATGAAGCCTCAAATATTGGGAAACCCATTCACAACACCGAATTGTACATACTCGACGATTGTATGCAATTGCTGCCTGTTGGTAGTGTGGGAACGATTTATATTGGTGGTGACGGATTAGCACAGGGGTATTTTAAAAATGAAGAGTTGACCAATGAAAAATTCATTAAAAATGCTTTCAAGGAAAACGAAAGAATGTACAATACGGGAGACTTAGGAAAATGGAATGAAAAAGGGGAAATAGAATTCGTGGGACGCAACGATAATCAGGTCAAAATAAGAGGATATCGCATAGAACTTGGAGACATAGAAACGAAGTTAAATCAAATAGAAAATATTAAAGAAGCCATAGTAATTGCCAGGCAAAACGCAGGACAGGAAGCGGTATTAATTGCCTATGTAATTGCGCAAACGGGAACCTTTAATACGACTGAGATCATTAACACATTGAGAGAAGAATTACCGGAATATATGATTCCACATGCGCTATTTTCTTTAGACGAATTTCCGTTAACACCCAATAAAAAAGTCGATAGAAAAGCGCTGTCACAGGTAAAAATTACCACAGAAAAAACAGCACTTTCTTATGAGAAACCAACAACAGAAATAGAAAATAAGCTCTGTTCGTATTACCATGAGGTATTAGGAACAGCTACAGAAATTGGCATTACCGATAATTTTTTCCAGCTTGGTGGTCACTCCCTGAATGCAGTGAAATTAATAAACAGTATAAACGAAAAACTGCAGTACAGAATAACTTTAAAAGACATTTTTGACTATCCTACCGTACAAAAATTAGCAAAGTATCTCGAGCAAAAAGAAACCGTACAAGCGATCGCGATTCTACCGGTAGCAGAACGTTTGCATTATGCAATTACGTCTTCTCAATACAACATATGGCTGGCATCGCAACTAAAAGAAAAATCGATATCCTACAATATGTCGGCCGTATTCAAAGTACATGGTCAGATAAAAAAAACGGTTTTAGAGCAAGTGTTTTTAGAGTTGCAAAAGAAACATGAAATCATAAGAACAAATTTTATTGAGATAGAAGGAATTCCCAATCAAAAAATTGCTGCATCGGAACAAACACAGGTAGTAATTGATGAATTTTTCTATGAAGAAAAAGAGCGAACAAAGTCCATACAGGAGTACGTAAACAAAGCCTTTGATTTAGAAAAGGAAACATTATTGAGAGTGGCATTATTTCATCAGAAAAACGGGGATTCTTATTTGGTATTTTGTACCCATCATATCATTATGGACGGTTGGTCTTTAGAAATTTTAGTAAAGGAGTTTGTTAGTCAATACAAACAAATAGAACAGCAGAATAACATAGAGGTTCACAAATTAAAGTTTCAATTTAAGGATTATGTTGTATGGCATCAAGAGCAACAAAGAAGTGCTAATGAGACCAATTTAAAATTCTGGAAAACATATCTCGAAAGATATACCTGGAAAAACAGTATTCCTTTTGATGCCGATGACTATGAAGAGAAGCATACAGGAACAGATCATTATTTTGTATTTGACTCTCTTACATTTTCGGAATTAAACGAATTCACACAAAAGCAAAATATATCGCTTCACACCCTTTTGGTCGGTACATTTAGCATGCTCCTGCATAAAATGTACGGAGAAGAAGATTTTTGCATCGGAACGGTTAATTCCGGAAGAACCAATTCCGAACTGCACAATCAACTTGGAATGTTTGCGAAAACGTTGCCTTTGAGGAATCGTATAAATTCAGAAAACAGTCTTAGTGAACTACTAAAAGAAACGCACCAAAATCTGTTACAGATTGATGAACACCAGGATCTACCCGAAGTCCTACAGAATAAATTGCGATTAGACGTACTGTTGGTATTGCAAAACCCTTCGTTCAGCTACACAAACATTGTGATCAATGAAAAGTTGCAGCTGGAAATAGCGCCTATGAGTACTTCCTACAGCAGACTTCCTTTGTTAATCAACTTTGTCGTAAACGAGGGAAATGTAGCAGGAACACTAAGTTACAATACCACAAAGTACGAAGCAGCTACAATTGAGCTAATACTACTAAAATACGAAAAACTACTTCGCGAAATTGTAGAAAACGCCAATCAATCTTTAAAAGAAATAGACATAGAATTGGCTATTGAAAAAGAAAGAACAATAGATATAGGATTCAATTTTTAA